Genomic DNA from Hordeum vulgare subsp. vulgare chromosome 2H, MorexV3_pseudomolecules_assembly, whole genome shotgun sequence:
GCTTGCGCAACTGCATGTCTGCATCCCGAAGCTGGGCAAGCAATAAGCGCGCAGTCTCTGCTTACGGGGAAAGCAATAATCATGCATGCAGGGCTTTCTCTCTCTTTCACTCTTGTGTATTTTGGCGATACCCCATTCTTGTCTCTTGTGAAAAGCTAGCTTAATCGAGACTCGTACGAATTGATGCAGGgctgtatgcatcgattgatgcagaggccgggctcgtttcctccttttccaaaagaaaaaaaaaacctcAGGAATTCGTGGTGTGCATTGGCAGAGTAGACAACGGTGTCTTCCAGGTTGGGGGGCTCTTGGGGCAATGCAGCAACAGGGAAGTCGATCAGAGACCACAAAAAATACTGGAGGCGTGGAAAGATTGGTAGCTTGTGTGATGTGACCAGGATTCATCGCCCCGACCACATAACACCTTGTGGCCGCTAAGCAAATGTATCCCGCAAACTCGACAGGACAAACACACTAGACTGTTTTTTTTTCACAGATGTTCTCTCGGTTCCATGTTATCTTCAGATCACTAAAGTTTCACCATAGATTATGGTAGGTCATGAATCGCAATGCGGAATAAGAGCGGTGATTTTTTTTCGTTACCGCGTGCAGAATTAAGCGGAACAAGTCTCGGTGCACCTTTTGACTTAACAAAAGATATCTGTTCGCACCCAAAATTTCCAAAGGATATACACACATTATTATGTTTATTGACTATCACACCAGAACCCTGAAAAAGATCCATGTCCTAACACCCACAAAATTTTATGCGGCTGGCAGCCTCTTCTTGAGATCGGCACGTCTTTCATATCGAAGTTGATGCGCTCACCGTCCTTCGTGCGTTCCCAAGGATGATAACTATGACAGTCACGTCGTCGTGGTACTTTCTCCTGCTCCCAACAGGTATCCTCATCAACTGTTCAGCTGTTAAAGCTGGCAAGGCATAACAGGAAAGTAGTGAAGAGTTGGTGTTAGTTCTACTTGCTTACAGCTATGGTTCCCCAAAAGGGTTTGCAAAGATGCTAGTTGCAAAAATCAAAACAGTTCACCAAAGTAAATGTATTCTCACACATACTGCCTCTTCAAAAAGGAGGGAGTTATAATTTTTCTACAAGCCTATAAATAGCCATCTGACATCAATGACATACTTTTGAGTTAAAACATGTTTTGTTGTTACTTGGTATCACAGAGCTTTTACTCACTTGACAGGGGTTAAGGGGGTACTTCCCTTCCAATTATAACATGAGAAAGGTGTTTCTACAATTGGGTTGTTCATTACCAATCACAAAGGCAAATGTATTCTATAGACTCTTAATGCTAGTTATTTGTGTATCAAAAAATAAATTTGATGGAGATACCTGCTTCTTTGGCAGCTTTATGTACAACTTGCTCGATAAGATATTTCGCAGGATCGCCAGTTGGATTATCATGCATAAATTGATAAACCAACTGAACAACTTCATCGTTACTGAAGAAATCAAATAAGCCATCACTGCCAAGCACAACAAACAGATCGTCCTCCGTAACCTTGTGACTGAGTGTGTGTGGATTTGTATATACGTAAGGCGGACTGCACAAATTACGAACTCGGAGAATTCCCATGAGTGCATCATTGAACTTTTTCTGCAGAATTGGGATTAGAGCATGGGCATTAGTTAAATCATAAGAATGTCATGAATTTTCATCACATGCTAAAGTATAATATGCTACCTGTTTAAGGTAGCCAACTCCAAAAGCACGAGTGACCTTTAGCTTCCCTTTTACTTTGTTACCCATCACAACTTTAGAGTCATTAGGATGGTCAGCTAATAGTTTTTGGTATTCCAATGGATTTTCAAGCGAGTGGATCTCTGTCAATTGAGTAGCTTTAACTGTATCCATTTCTGCATATGGCATGGAAGCAAGCACAGCTCTACTATCCCCAAGATTCAGAATGCACAAATCTGTTCCCTGAAGAAGCACAACCAGGACACAAGACCCAACTGAAACTAAATCTGGTCTATCATCCATATCCTGTTCAACCATGCATAAgaaatcattctcagcttgctcaacAGCAGAAGTGAGGCAATTCAGCACACCAGCTCGAAAACTTTCAGAAAGTTTTACATCTTCATTCTCTGCAATTTCCATGGCTAATGTTAACTCACTTTTAACACCATTCAGGGAGTCCTCTGATGAGCTATATAGGCCATCTTGTTGCTTGATACGGCACTCTAACAAGTATAGGTAATATACTATGTTATCATATAGAGTTACTGCCAGAAAATCAGCTGCATCTCGTCCATTAAATCCGTCATAAATTCCACAAATCAACCATCCATTTTTCTCAGAGCACACAGCTTGGACTCTATCCTCTCCAGCAGCTCCACCAGCCATCTTTACCTCGGTACCAGTCAGAAAATTGGATGATACAGTTGTTGGAGCGCTGGACCTCCAAAGATTTTTACTGATTTCAAATATGGAGCTCTCAGTTGATGCAGGGCTGCCTTGTGAGGTGGACAGCAAGTCTAACCTTGACATAGATGGAGAAGAGACGATTTTTCTGAAAGAATTTGGAGAATCTAGTTCTGGTAAAATTTCTTCCCCAATAAGACCCTTGCAAATATTCGTATTGGCCAGTGTGAAATTTGCACTAATTGCGGCACCAGATAAACAAGTAAATGAGCCATTTCGTGACTTCATCATGGCATTACTTTCAAACCTCATCTGGGGAGAGGTGTCATGCTCATCACTTTCAAGAGGAAAACTCTGATAAGAATTGCAATGATAGCCAAAGCTTACGCTGAGATTACTACAACTCCTGACAAGTGTCTCTTCGTCCTCAGAGCTGATGCTGTGATCAGTGTTGCCCTCATAAAACAAATCATCCACCATCTTCTCTATGGAAGTATTGACACCAATAAAGGTATAATATTTCTGACAAACTTTGCTTTTGAGTTTCTGATGCTTACTCAAATGCCATGCCAAATACAGTTGCCTTTATACTTAAAAGGAAATGCAAACCAAACCTGCAATATTAAGCCAAACCATTAGCTAAATGCAGCGCAAATAATTGTAGTTAGCACAAACATGATAAAACAgctgcaaaaatatatttaaacgaAATTAAAACACTTGTTTCAGCAATACTGGAAGATTATATTTTATTTTAGTACATACCAACCGGCTACCCAACATCGCACATATATTTTTATTCTTTTGAGGGAAGTGATGTAATTGATGATgacatattttttatatttttttgagggaAGTGATGCAATTGATGATGGTAATACCATGGTTTTTGTAGTTGATAAGTACTTTGGTCTCCTATATACCTTTATAGGTAAATCTGACCATACTTCCATCAAAATTTAAGATGGGAAAGAACATTATCCCTCAACATAAATGCTGCGAATCAATGAGAAAGaatcatatgcatcatgtattACTACTAGTCTTTTGCAATCTCGTGAATATTTATCATGACTACAATTCTACAAACAACCACTATGTGAGAGTTGAGTTGTATGAGCTGTGCCTACTTACCAAAGATGTGGCGTGATTTAATATAAGCTAGCACGGACGATAGGACACACATGTCGAAAAATTCTTGTCAACTGAAAATACCACATCTCATACGTCACAAAATTTAGCAAGGCATACCGTCACGTTATTAATTTATTTTCGCTCTAAATAAAATGGATAAAGAACATCCTCGGGACCCTGTAGAGGAACAGTAACCTGAAGCTCAAAAGGCGAATGGGAAGTGAGCAATAACCTGAAGCGAGAAGGGATTATTTCTATTTAAGCAGCGATCCCGCATGCGACACGGCAGGACAGGTTTATGAACTTCGCCGCAGCGGCTATGACCGGTGTTTCCACAAGAGCTAACCTTCTTGGACTTCACCTatttaccacaacaacaacaagagcagaagaagaagccgGCTCGTGAGAAGAAGGAACAAGTAAACCAAACCAGAAAAGACAGAGAGAGTGCAGGCGCATGATACGCACAGATGCATCCATCTAAGTTCAGAGAGATGGGAACCGGGCCAGGTGATGcagcccctcctctcccctcatcCCTGAACCCAATCCAATCTGCGATTAAAAACCCAAATTGGCTCCTAGGTAAAAAAATCCCGTTCCTGAAGGCcctatcacacacacacacacacacacacacgacatGAATCAAGAACCAGTAAACAGTAACACACGGGAGGAAGAGAAAAACAGATGAGCTTGCATGTACGGGCGTATACAGAACgcgggacagagaggaggggggaGATGATGATTTTGAGGATTCATTCACCTTCCTGGCGACCCGCGGTCCAGGACGAGCAGAGCTGGGGCGGGGCGGAGGAATGGCGAGCGGGAGGAGCAGGGAGCTAGGACGAGACgggtgtggtgtggtgtggtggATGGGGGGAATTGGGAGGAAGGCGTGGGCCGAGGAGAATATAATGGGGGTGGTGGGCGAGAGAGGAGGactggagggagggagggagatggaAGCAACGAGCTCAgtggttttattttttgtttttgtttttcggaTCTGACTGTTTCCGGAGAATTGGATATGCCAAATCTAACCGCGTCCTTTTCCGCATCCTCGCGCCACAATCTCGTTTTCTCGTTTATTTTGCCCTTTTCCCCTTTTGCAGGTGGCtcgccttttattttcctttggctTTTGCTTTTTGCCATTTTTTGTTGGCTAAACCTCGTCCCTTGATTTTCTGGTTTTTTATGAACGTCACCTGTTTTTCGTGGCCACGGCCGATGATCTCGGAGAAAAATACTAAGatggcatggcagcaaggaaaaaAAAATGTTTCCATTTCGCGCAAAAATCAATAGTTAAGTTCTCCAATGGCAATTATTTAGAGTAAAAGTGAACACGCTTGTGAACTATTCACAATTTGAGTTCCAACGCAAAAATCAATAGTTAAGCTCTCCAATGGCTGAACACGCTTGTGAACTATTCACAATTTGAGTTCCAATGctgttttctatttatttttaatAGAAACACCGGGTATAAGATCTAGACATATATGTATACACAAATATCAGTTGAGGTTAGTATTTTTTTTAATCCAAGGTATTGAAGTCCATATTGCGTTCTACTTTCtttgttcacaaatataagatgtttaggATGCACTATAAAAGAGATTGCATTCTACACACAACTTCTCCCGTCCACGAGGTTCTGTGATTCTGGCGGTCTCGTCAGCACTATGGAAGCTCACTATCCCACGTAAACCTTCGATCTTTTGTTGACCGCTACTTCATGAAATCCTGCCCCTAAAAGGCATACTCGCCAACCCGCACATTGGTGCAGTTGGGCCCTGTCCTATTTTCCATTAGAACTCTGAAGATATTCATCCCTTTTCTTTGAGTGTATACATGCTCAAGGTCTGTGGAGGCGATTAGGCTTGAGCGGACTCATTTCTTCACCGAGCGAGGTCGACTGTCAGGTTCGGTGATCATGGAACATATTTTGTTGCTTCCCGACTCGTCGCTTCCCATTATGCCAGGCCTgaacatcaagcatatcatagttGTTTGCTCCTGGTTCCTTTGGTGGACTCTCCGTCAAATAACTCACAATGAGCCATTCCAACCGATTGATAGGTGGCATATGTCAGTTCTGGCCTTCTGGCCATTATCAGTAATTATCATAAAGCTTTCATGAAAATCTCAGCTATTGTAGAGCAAAGATGGTCCAGGCCGGAGCCAAAGTTCACTGAACTGAATGTTGATGCAACATATTTCGCAAATGTAGGTGGGGGTGCAACAACAGCGATCTTAAGAGATGATAAAGGTACTTTTCTAGCTGCCTAGTGCAATTATATTCCGTATGCGGCGGATGTCGTTACCACTGACGCTATGGCAATGAAAGATGGATTAAGTTTGGCAAGGAATTTGAGGTCTTGAGAGGGTGGTGACAAAATCTGATTCCCAAGAACTAATCAAATTTTGTAGTAGGCAAACTAGATGGTGGGATGCAACGGCGGCTATCTTTGCAGAGTGTGTTGATATTGGTTCAACCATGAGGGAGGTCGAATTTAAGCATTGTTATCATTCGGCTAATCAAGCAATGCATGTGCTAGCCAATTACAGTTTTTGTAATCAGTTTTCTAGTGTTTTGGACTAATGAGTCACCAGATTGCCTGGTTAGTAAGCTCATAGACGATGTATTTTTGATGTGTGATTAATAAAGCCAGCCATGATGGCTTTTTCTAAACAAATATTTTTTGGATATTTAAATATGAACTAAATATGTTGAAATGAATAAACAAATATACTAAAACATGTGTGTATACATCTGATTCAGGAAAAAGTTACTAACACTTTATATTACCTTTCTAAATTATACTTGTTTTAGATTTGTCTGATATAGATATATTCAACATTAAAACGTGTCTAAATACATCCGGGACTAGAAAAATTTAATATAAGtaatttggaacggagggagtatttgtaaaCACACGTTAGAAGAGAGGTTTAGTGTGTTGACTTATGAAGATTTAATTAGACTTATTTCGTATCAAGAAAAATGTAGATTTAGCCATTTGGTATACTAGCAATAGTTGTCTTTGAGGCTCATTTTATCAAGATGTAATTTTATAAGATTTATAAAATGCTTTGAAGTGTATTTTGTTCAATCTAGGGCCTAAATTTATATACCACACCAGACCTATTATTTTTCCTATGACTCTCACATGTTGTGGGTCAATGCTAAGTTTTAtacatatttataatttttctGATGTTATCATCCTTATTTCTTATCATTTTTATGCACTATACGATTTTTTTGTGTTGCATACAAACTATGAATTTAGTCAATAATTTCTATGTCTTTTATGTTTGTGGATGCATGAAGCGAACTAAGAAAAATATAAGAAAAATCATATAATCTTTTTCCATCGATGGAGGAGACCTACCAAAAGTGGGACTAGGGGCGCATGGGGCCCATAGGGATCCTGTCCTTGGGTCTCATGTCTCTCGCTACATATTGCCTCAAAACCCTTTCTCAAGTTATCATGCAAATTTTTGCTGTTGCAACCTCGCAATGTGAGAAAAATCTTATCTACAACCCTTGTAGGTACTCCACCGGAGCGACAATTCACCGACATCTTCACTAAGAATATCCcactgaggtgtgagtagttcataccTTGGATACTTGTTTACATTAGTAGCTACATACCATCATCTCTCTCCATGCTTCGATACAATGATCACATGAACTGTTTGACATGAGTGTAATTCATATAATGTATTTTTTTCAATGATTCTTGATCGTGATATTTGCAAATGGTTGATAAGACTACTTCTTAGGCATATGTGAAAATGTACATGTGATGGTAGCTAATTTTATGATCTAAATGGACTTTATTGTACTTGAGATACCTGACAATGACAACGTGTCTGCCATTCTTGGGAGGCCTTTTTTTAAATTCAcacgggttgttattgattgcaagaaAAGTAAGGTTACTAGTATGTTAATGGGAATGAACATATTTCCATTTTGCAAAGAAAGTTTAAAAGATAGTTGGAAATTATTATTCCTAGAAGGCTATGACTCTCACTATTGGTGAACTTGAAGCCATATTCCACCCATCAAAAGAAAATATCAAATTCTTATGATTGGTGCTATCCAATTTAAGGCAACTTAAGTGTAATTCAAGGTTTGTAGTGTTGCAAAAACTGAAAAAGTTTGATAATtaggctgttggaattatgccctagaggcaataataaatgtatagttattattataattcctgtatcaagataatagtttattatccatgctataattgtattgaatgaagactcatttacatgtgtggatacatagacaaaacaccgtccctagcatgcctctagttggctagccagttgatcgatgataatcagtgtcttctgattatgaacaaggtgttgttgcttgataactggatcacgtcattaggagaatcacgtgatggactagacccaaactaatagacgtagcatgttgatcgtgtcattttgttgctactgttttctgcgtgtcaagtatttattcctatgaccatgagatcatataactcactgacaccggaggaatgctttgtgtgtatcaaacgtcgcaacgtaactgggtgactataaagatgctctacaggtatctccgaaggtgttagttgagttagtatggatcaagactgggatttgtcactccgtgtgacggagaggtatctcggggcccactcggtaatacaacatcacacacaagccttgcaagcaatgtaacttagtgtaagttacgggatcttgtattacggaacgagtaaagagacttgccggtaaacgagattgaaataggtatgcggatactgacgatcgaatctcgggcaagtaacataccgaaggacaaagggaatgacatacgggattatacgaatccttggcactgaggttcaaacgataagatcttcgtagaatatgtaggatccaatatgggcatccaggtcccgctgttggatattgaccgaggagtctctcgggtcatgtctacatagttctcgaacccgcagggtctgcacacttaaggttcgacgttgttttatgcgtatttgagttatatggttggttaccgaatgttgttcggagtcccggatgagatcacggacgtcacgagggtttccggaatggtccggaaacgaagattgatatataggatgacctcatttgattaccggaaggttttcggagttaccgggaatgtaccgggaatgacgaatgggttccgggagttcaccggaggggggcaacccactccggggaagcccataggcatttgggggggtcacaccagtccttagtgggctggtgggacagcccaccaatcccctatgcgccaaggaagaaaaaaatcaaaggaaagaaaaaaaaaagggaagaagtgggaagggggaaggactccctcccaccaaaccaagtaggactcggtttggggggggggagagtcctcccccctggctcggccgaccccttggggatcccttggaccccaaggcaaggtccccctccctcctcctatatatatggggcttttagggcagatttgagacgactttctcacggctgcccgaccacatacctccatagtttttcctctagatcgcgtttctgcggagctcgggcggagccctgctgagacgggatcatcaccaacctccggagcgccgtcacgctgccggagaactcttctacctctccgcctctcttgctggatcaagaaggccgagatcatcgtcgagctgtacgtgtgctgaacgcggaggtgccgtccgttcggtactagatcgtgggactgatcgcgggattgttcgcggggcggattgatggacgtgaggacgttccactacatcaaccgcgttctctaacgcttctgttgtacgatctacaagggtacgtagatcactcatcccctctcgtagatggacatcaccatgataggtcttcgtgcgcgtaggaaatttttttgtttcccttgcgacgtcccCCAACATAGGCATGATCACTCCCATTGGCAAAAAAGAACTTCAAAAGGTGCATTTTTTGGAACAATTTATCCTATAGCAaacattttttgttgttgtttcagTTAGGTTTCAATGGAGTTTTGAGTAGTTTTTAGAAACTAATGCCATGGCAGTAAAATATGATCATATGCTCCTATGGGTGTCAAAATGAGTTGAAAAATAAAAGTGCCCCAAATATAGAAAATTACCattgaatttttttaataaaagAGAGGTATGGGAACCTGGGGCCACTGGTGCCAGTCCTAGGGAGGGGGTCACACGGCCACTCCTAACTGGTCATGTGAGCGTGTGTGGCCTACCTAACACCTTGAGGCCGAAATAACTGTTTTGACCTTAATAGTAAACTATAGCACAAAATGAACCGTGTGTGAAACTATTTCACGACCTGAGACTTTTAGCAATGCCAGAGACCGTGGCGTTTCTTCTCCACATAGAAACACCGAACCCGTTTGTTTTGGTACTCCACATGGAAAAGCCAAACCTGTTTGTGTTATTGCCCCACATGGAAATGCCAGGGCTTTTGGTATTAATGCCCTTGCTGCAAACGCCATGTACCGACGGTGTTGCTTCTCCCGACCCCAACCAAGGT
This window encodes:
- the LOC123426606 gene encoding probable protein phosphatase 2C 39 — its product is MVDDLFYEGNTDHSISSEDEETLVRSCSNLSVSFGYHCNSYQSFPLESDEHDTSPQMRFESNAMMKSRNGSFTCLSGAAISANFTLANTNICKGLIGEEILPELDSPNSFRKIVSSPSMSRLDLLSTSQGSPASTESSIFEISKNLWRSSAPTTVSSNFLTGTEVKMAGGAAGEDRVQAVCSEKNGWLICGIYDGFNGRDAADFLAVTLYDNIVYYLYLLECRIKQQDGLYSSSEDSLNGVKSELTLAMEIAENEDVKLSESFRAGVLNCLTSAVEQAENDFLCMVEQDMDDRPDLVSVGSCVLVVLLQGTDLCILNLGDSRAVLASMPYAEMDTVKATQLTEIHSLENPLEYQKLLADHPNDSKVVMGNKVKGKLKVTRAFGVGYLKQKKFNDALMGILRVRNLCSPPYVYTNPHTLSHKVTEDDLFVVLGSDGLFDFFSNDEVVQLVYQFMHDNPTGDPAKYLIEQVVHKAAKEAALTAEQLMRIPVGSRRKYHDDVTVIVIILGNARRTVSASTSI